In a genomic window of Gossypium arboreum isolate Shixiya-1 chromosome 9, ASM2569848v2, whole genome shotgun sequence:
- the LOC108456335 gene encoding phospholipase A1-Igamma3, chloroplastic gives MASLHLLSLNHPKFTLHAASFQLGPLKKNKLNQKSNNLNFQKSIKCSTSLSSLSPEVEEECLALEEEDEQPLSEIWKEIQGCHDWDGLLDPMNSHLRREIIRYGEFAQACYDSFDFDPHSKYCGSCKYQGARFFEKLGMADCGYQISRYLYATSDINLPNFYQKSKLSSVWSTHANWMGYVAVCTDEDEIKRLGRRDIVVSWRGTVTYLEWVYDLKDILHSPNFTNDPSIKMELGFYDLYTKKEDTCNFCSFSAREQVLAEIKRLLDYYDGEEISITITGHSLGAALAIITAYDIAELGVNIVNDGRVTPKIPITVYSFGGPRVGNLKFKERCEELGVKVLRVINIHDKVPTVPGIFANEKLQFQKYLEETVSFPWSYAHVGVELTLDHTHSPFLKPAGDLGCAHNLEAHLHLLDGYHGKGRRFCLSNKRDIALVNKDSNFLKKEYGVPPHWRQDENKGMVKNNDGRWVLPERPRVEAHPHDISHHLNKILKIATGSSQLKQAQ, from the coding sequence ATGGCTTCCCTGCATCTCCTCTCTCTAAACCACCCCAAATTCACCCTACATGCTGCTTCTTTTCAGTTAGGTCccttaaaaaaaaacaagttgaATCAGAAAAGCAACAATCTTAACTTCCAAAAGAGCATCAAATGTTCAACATCCTTGTCAAGTTTAAGCCCAGAGGTAGAGGAGGAATGTTTGGCTTTAGAAGAAGAGGACGAGCAGCCACTTTCCGAAATCTGGAAGGAAATTCAAGGGTGCCACGACTGGGATGGGCTGCTGGACCCCATGAACTCCCATCTCCGCCGCGAAATCATCCGCTACGGTGAATTTGCTCAAGCATGCTACGACTCTTTCGACTTCGATCCTCACTCCAAGTACTGCGGTTCATGCAAATATCAAGGAGCCCGTTTCTTCGAAAAGCTTGGGATGGCCGACTGTGGCTACCAAATCAGCAGGTACCTCTACGCCACCTCCGACATTAACCTCCCAAACTTCTACCAGAAATCAAAGCTAAGCAGTGTGTGGAGCACCCATGCAAACTGGATGGGCTACGTCGCCGTATGCACCGATGAAGACGAGATCAAACGGTTAGGAAGACGCGATATTGTTGTTTCTTGGAGAGGAACTGTTACGTATCTTGAATGGGTTTATGATCTGAAGGACATCCTACACTCACCAAATTTCACCAACGACCCTTCCATTAAAATGGAGTTAGGGTTTTATGACTTGTACACCAAGAAAGAGGACACTTGCAACTTTTGCTCCTTCTCGGCTCGTGAACAAGTGTTAGCTGAAATTAAAAGGCTTCTCGACTACTACGATGGTGAAGAGATTAGTATTACAATTACAGGGCATAGTCTTGGGGCAGCTTTGGCTATAATAACAGCTTATGATATTGCAGAGTTGGGAGTTAACATTGTAAATGATGGAAGGGTTACCCCTAAAATACCGATTACAGTGTACTCTTTTGGTGGCCCTCGAGTGGGCAATCTTAAGTTCAAGGAAAGGTGTGAAGAGCTAGGAGTTAAGGTACTTAGAGTGATAAATATTCACGATAAAGTACCGACAGTTCCGGGGATTTTCGCCAATGAAAAGCTTCAATTTCAAAAGTATTTGGAAGAGACGGTGTCTTTTCCATGGAGTTACGCACATGTCGGTGTTGAACTGACATTGGATCACACCCATAGCCCGTTTCTGAAACCCGCAGGCGACCTCGGTTGCGCACACAATCTCGAGGCTCATTTACACTTACTTGACGGATACCATGGAAAAGGGCGACGGTTCTGCTTGTCTAACAAGAGGGACATTGCGCTTGTTAACAAGGACAGCAACTTCTTGAAGAAAGAGTACGGGGTGCCACCGCACTGGCGCCAGGACGAGAACAAAGGGATGGTAAAAAACAACGACGGGCGTTGGGTTTTGCCGGAGCGGCCGAGAGTGGAGGCTCATCCACATGACATCTCCCACCACCTTAACAAAATACTAAAGATTGCTACCGGTTCTTCTCAACTCAAACAAGCACAATAA